The segment GCACAAAAGGTTTCCATTGAATTTAACATCGCAGACTTGAACACAATGGATGAATCGAAACTGCGAACAATTCTCAATCAAACATCCTCATTGTTGTTATCACTTGGTAAACTCAAAAGTGGGAAGTCGAACAACTCTGAAGAGGCTAGGTCAAGTGTTTTTACTACTAGGACAGGAAAGTAAACATGGCGGTGAACTCTAATTGGGAGCGCCAAACCTGAGTGCAACTGACAATAGCAACAAAAAGGGGTATCCACTTCATCTCGATTAGAATATATATGGCAGCACAAGATTGAACTTTATATGAGCAACTAGTGCCCTTCAGTATATGTGGAAACGGTTCTATCTTCCTCATGATAGGCACAAGATTGAAGTTTATATGAGCAACTAGTGCCCTTCAGTATATGTAGAAACGGTTCTATCTTCCTCATGATAGCATTTTGTAATTTGGGTGGATATTTCTGGAAGGAAAATCGACTCTTATCATGTAGGAGTACCATCTCAGAAAACTCAAAACAACACCAGCTTCTCGATTCGTTGCTAATCCTGTTCCGGTTTGATGCAAAAATCCTCTTTGCTTTTCTGTATTTATTTGCTTATTTGGCAACATTTTCTGGATTGTTGTACAGAATAATGTTCATTACTCTTTGATCTAATTTACATAATTTATAAACCTCAATCAGATTCACACATAATTTGCATAGAAAATTTCCTAAAATTACATACATGCAAATCTGCACCTGAACTGCACGTCATTCTCAACGAGCTACAAATATCTAGAATTTTATTTTGTGCATATCATGCAAATTATGGACGTGTGCAAAATTGGCCATGAGCCCCCCAAAAGTACAAAGTAATCTGTACTTCAAAATATTTTGCCTTAGTCATAACCTGATCTGGTTTGAAAGGGACCACGGGTGCAAGttttaattttattttgtaccataaatttatacaaaattaTTTTGAGCTATAGCTTTATTTAGAACTAATCCAATCCATTTTTCATGTTTCAGTAATAAATTTTCTGAACATACtattaaaattttttaaatatacCATTCAATATTTGAACAATTAGCGCATAAAAATGTTGACTTAGATTTTGAAAATTTCCTAATTATGTTTCTCAAATCAGCAGTAATAGGATCAACCCACACTGATATTCTAGCCTAGAAGTGGCAGTGATATTGGGTCAGCAttgtcagtttttttttttggctaaaACTGTTACTATGCTATCACTGTCGTTTCATGGCTGCAAAAAAACATCATAACTTTGTCATATGATGTGCAACAACAAACTTTATATGAAAGGTGTAGTACtcgacgagatctacaactctgtagtttattatttttttgtttgagATAGTTTGGATATTCAAATATACAACATAATATTTTGTAGAGTTAATACCAAATGAGTCCATATACTTCATGGTCATAAGTGAGTGGAGTGGTAGCAGTGACGGAGCCAGGATTTGAATCTTGGGTATTCCCTTGTTAGTGTCTGGTTCTAACCATATGATTGACATGTGCCCTCGCCAGTCACCATGTAAGTATAGCATAGAGATAAAGGCCGCGCCCACGTTGCATGTCCCACGCTGCCAGGAGTAGAGGAGCTTAGGACACTGGGAACCAGCAGTGTCGCCACCTCGTCATGCTTGGTCAGCTAGGATCAGAGATTTAGAAATGAGGATTATGAAATTACCTCCCACTCATGCCTCGTTCACTCACAtgaaaaaaatacttttattaTACATGTTGCCATGTGCATATTCTCTTGTTTAgatcaaattttttttggtttttaggatgaactaaacaaggccttaacttggaaaagagtttagaAATAAGATATAATTTGTACTAATATTTAGTGACATGAGTCAATATGTATGTGGTCTGAAGATAAATAATTAGGTTCTCGTTTGTAGAAACAACAAAAAAGAATAATTTCGGTAATCGAGCTAACATAGAACCTGTGTGAAAAAATGAATACAAGTATAGATTAAAAAGAATGAGAGATAAATTTTATTTGCTAAATATAGAAATGCTAATATAtttgatatacatatatataaatatacctATATATACTTACTGCATAAAAAAGTTGGGTATTCCTGAGAATACCACGAATACCCAGTGTATCCGTCCATGAGTGGTAGATACGGATCTCGGATGGAGAAGCAtccaaaacaaaagttatagatctcaaaaagttatacaactttgtatttTGCAACTTTTTGTTTGAAGTCGTTATGATGTCCCTCTATTTGATTCACAAGTTTTTTCATATAAGTTAACACCAAATAAAGCGACATGCTCTATTGTCATAAGTGAGGGTTTTAGTGGTATTTAAGGATagcaataaaaacaaaagttgaagatctcaaaaagttatgcaaGTTTaacaatattttcatttgaaagcaTATCGAAAACTACGTTGGATTTCTCAaattaaaattttaatttttttcaaaTGACATTGGATGGAGAAACACCTAGAATAAAGGTTGTAGACCTTGAAAAATTATGCAACTTTATAGTTggcaatattttcatttgaaatcatctatcTAAGGAAAATTATGGTTGAATGTTCTCACATTTGATAATCAAATTCTTCGAAtcacctcggatggagaaatgaccaaaaccaaagttgtagatctcgaaaagttataaaactttatagttgataacctCTTCATTTAAAATTGTTTAAGATCCCAAATTGTCATTTCAAAACCAGAGTAACATAAAATGGCTAGAACAAATATCCTTAATGGACACAAGCGTCTTACATGTAAAGTGGCTAGGGGACAAACACGCTAAGTAGGAGGTCGGGGGTTGTGTGACTTGTGTCTAgggtaaaaaaaaaatatcctGTGATCTCTTTCAGTAAAAAAAATCTCTTTTTTCAGCTCGTTTTTGAGGTTTTCTAAGACCATATCACTATCGGTTTACAAGAACTGACACTGATGCATACCCCCCTTCACTACCGGTTTAATTGTGTTGGTTCAAATTCTAGTAGTGAAGAGAGCTTTTTAACCGACAATGATTTCATAATGTGAGGCAGTGGTGGCATCCCTCCACTTCACTTTTTCATCTCTTTGTCATCGGCCTGGAAGGCCTATAACACTGCTGATGAGGTGCAAATCGGGCAGGGAAGGGAGTTTTGAATCGgctgtgaggccttgtttagttctcaaaatttctttaagatttctcgtcatattgaatctttagacgcatgcatggagtattaaatatagataaaataaataactaattgcacgcttgcctgtaatttgtaatataaatcttttaagcctagttagtttataattggataataattatcaaatacaaacgaaagtgctacagtaaccaaatccaaaatttttcactaAAATGTCTGATTTTAAGATCTGAAATAGTGGTGGCGTCCCTCCACTTCACACTCTCTGGAGGTGACCTTGCTTCACCGTGTGCTATGTCTCTTTGTTGTCAGCCTGAAGACCTATAGCACCACTGACGAGGTGCTGCGTTAGGCGGATGCGCCGTGCGCGATGTGAGGCTAAAAGTCCGCACAATGCCACCAAAGAAGGTCCACTGCAGCTGTCCTGTGGGTCTGCTGGCATACTGCTCTTTTTCCTGTCAAGCTGTCAGAccgtgtttagttccttaaTGATTTTTTTAACactataacatttttatttgtatttgataaatattgttcaattattaactaattaggctcaaaaaattcgtctcgcaaattacagattgtgtaattagttttaaatttcgtctatatttaatatttcatgcatgcgtctaaagatttaatgtgacagataatcaaaaattttggattttggagagGAAGTAAATAAGGCCTCAGTCTGAATCCAGGCCCACATATACCATAGCACGGTGTCATAGCCAAGAAATTTGAACCACATGTGAAAATCGTTTTCAACACAAATGGAAGTTTGCCTTTGTAATTATTTATGAGTTGAGGTTTGGCCTTGGCACGAAATCTATGCAATTAGGCATATCTTTGTAGCCAATTTGTATAGACGGCTCTTCACTGAACGCCATTGTGTTTtttagcagcggtggtgttagTGAGAtaatttctttctttctttctttctttttaaaaaaaactccgatttctttctttctttctttctttcactGAACGCCATTGTGTTTTTTAGCAGCTTAATTGTTATTGCCTTGCATGGTCACCACTTTATTTCCCCGTCAGTCCAATTTGTTATTACAGTCCAGTCCAATCTCCATGACGCCATTTTACTCATCATCAGTTGAGGATTCCAGCAGCCTTGTACGAGTCGATGGTGTCTCTCAGAGTTTCCTCCACCGTCCTGAATTTCCACCCCAGCGCCTGCAGCCTCTTGGAGCTCACTCCCTTCTCGTCTTCCTTCTGAACAAACCTGCAGATGGTCGTCAGGAAATCGTGAATCACAGAGGGATTTTAACTTGATGTGAGCCATCAAGTTCTCACTCCCTGGGGTAGTGCAGCTTCAGGTCTGGGTACAGGCTGCTGACGAGGCTGATTATTTCAGACACCTTCATGGCGTGTGCGCTACAGATGTATCGCCGGCCAGCCGCCTCCGGCGTCTCGTACGTCAGGACCAGAGCGTCTGCGACGTCGCGCACGTCCACCATGTTCCTCCTCTTCTCATCGGTGTTTTCTCCTGCGCAGTAACAGTAACTAgtgacctatatatatatatatatatatatatatatatatatatatatatatatatatatatatatatatatatatatatatatatatatatatatatatatatatatatatatatatatatatatgttcagTAATATGCAGACAAAGGTAGATCTCGAGGAACTGACCTTTCAGGTATTTCACGAAACCCATGCTGGTGGCGTTCACCGTCGGCTGCAGCAGCGGACCCAGAACCCACGGCGGACAGACGGTGACCACGTCCATCCCAGTCCTCTCGCCGTATGCCAGTGCCTCGCGTTCGGCCACCGTCTTGGAAAGGCAGTACCAGTTCTGATAGGCATGGTGACCAACTCTCCACGCATTAGTCAGAGAGGCGAGTCAAGATTAGAGAGTAGAGACACATGCTGCAAAagatgatgcaacacatgctgCACACCTTAGTGGCTCTGCAGTAGTCCTCGTCCGACCAGCAGTCTTCGTCGGCGACGGCGTCATCGGGGATGCTGGTGGGGTTCGCGATCACCGCGGCGACCGACGACACCACCACGACGCGGCGGACGTTGGCCGCGTGGCTAGCCTCCAGCATGTTCTGCGTGCCGGTCACCGCCGGAGCCATGATCTCCACCTGCACGCAAGTCACACATTATTTAGAGAAATACTAGGCCGTAGCAGATGAATCCGCGATTATTCTTCTTTGGATATGAAGATTTGAAGCGCTAGCTGGTACATCGGGGTTGGTGGGCTCGACGGCCGGGACGGGGCTGGCGACGTGGAAGACGCCGTCGCAGCCagcaacggcggcggcgacgctggCACGGTCCAACAAGTCAGCCTTGAACAGCCGCAGGCGCTCCCCGGCGCCGTCCAGCGCCATCAGGTGCGCGTTCTTGGGATCACCTGCGTCGCAAAATTGTTTGGTTTGATCCGAGATCAATCACTGCAGAACATATCGAGATCGATCGGGCGGCCGGCCAGATCGGTAGAGCAGGAGGTGCTTTACTCGGATCGCGAACAGTGCCACGCACGAGGTAGTCGCCTCTGGAGAGGAGGCGCTGCACGAGCCACGAGGCGACGAAGCCGCCGGCGCCCGTCACGCACACCGTCTTCTTCATCGTCCTCGTCTtgcccgcgtcgccgccgtccaTGGCTGTGGATGGCCTCGCTCCTCCCCAGCCACCGCGCGCTATATACCAGCAGTTCAGCGCACGGTGGCTGCACCTGCCGTCATGTGTTGCGGCACGTGGCTTAAGAGCACTGACAAGTGTGCCGTGGTTCCAGTTGAGAGCCTGACACTGGTCGTGCATGTTGGGACCGGACCGGTAGTTGGGTCACGTTTTCCACTCTGGGCCTGAGCGTCAAAACAAAAATTCTCTGACACGCAACCACGCCTCCCATGCTCAGTCCACGGTCGGCCCATGCTACGGCCCATGCACATCAACTCATCTTCGCTCAAAAAAAATGGAGAACGTGGAAGCTGTCAAGATGCCTACCTATAGTGATATAAAAACGGTACGAATATTTTCTAACCGTATTTGAGACCAAATTCATTTAGAGAAGTTCAAATATGTTCGTATCTAAGTTCGAATATTCATCATCCGATGTCGTATACGTATCCGAatatttaaatcgtatatttatggtATCGATATCTAGTCGCATCTTATCTCACATagttgatattatccgtatttaAATCTgaatctgaccagaaatataaaaacaaacataatATCGGTGATATCTATTTATATCTGATCCGTTTTCATTTCTGCCTACATATATCGTAGCCTAATTTAAAAACCCGAAACAAATTTGTTTTAGtttatatatctatatctatatctaatattAAAACGACAAAATTTCTGCCACTAAATTTTTTTATAAGATAGAACCGTCCATTTTTCAAGACATTGGCGTCCGTATGTTCTTCTcggttctttttgttttttatttctcCTTCCTCGTTTTGTACGTgagttttttaatttttttgtttCCCTTTTTTCTTATATAAgaacaaaataataataaatatagTTTTATTATACTATTTATGGGTGTTTGAGCTCTTTGTTTCTCTAATCTATACCAGCCTATGCTTTACGTTGATGTACCAAATCGAATAGAACACAGGTGACTCCTACGCTTTGCATAAATCAAGTTAAAGCAAACTATAAATACGGAGTACTAGGCATCCACACCGTCACTCATCAAATCAAAATCTCAATAGATTAGACAATGGAGAAAGAGGACAAAATCAAGCCCACCATGTACCAGATCGAGGCGAAATCAAAAGATCACAATGAATTGAATCGAGGCCACAGCAGAAACAGCCTTGGGCATATACTATACATACGTGTACAACATAGCTCTGAGAGTAGTTAGTAAAATGGACAGACACACACCCATCTTACTGTTCTCACATGATCCAAACGCATAGCTCTGAGAGAAGCCTCTTGAGGCCTTGTtttgatgtagtcggattcacatcaatccacatgtgttggagtaggttggagtgaaacttgaactaaattccaccccaatccactctaagagcatctccaacagttatgcaattagaatttgccatttgttggaATTTGTCAAGTCTCTAAACGTTTTGCCAAAAGAAAAATAAgtccatctccaagtgtttggcatttttgacttggcatttcccaaaatagtggacccaactatttttgtcagggatcttttt is part of the Sorghum bicolor cultivar BTx623 chromosome 10, Sorghum_bicolor_NCBIv3, whole genome shotgun sequence genome and harbors:
- the LOC8083469 gene encoding cinnamoyl-CoA reductase 1, giving the protein MDGGDAGKTRTMKKTVCVTGAGGFVASWLVQRLLSRGDYLVRGTVRDPSDPKNAHLMALDGAGERLRLFKADLLDRASVAAAVAGCDGVFHVASPVPAVEPTNPDVEIMAPAVTGTQNMLEASHAANVRRVVVVSSVAAVIANPTSIPDDAVADEDCWSDEDYCRATKNWYCLSKTVAEREALAYGERTGMDVVTVCPPWVLGPLLQPTVNATSMGFVKYLKGENTDEKRRNMVDVRDVADALVLTYETPEAAGRRYICSAHAMKVSEIISLVSSLYPDLKLHYPREFVQKEDEKGVSSKRLQALGWKFRTVEETLRDTIDSYKAAGILN